A single genomic interval of Streptomyces sp. BA2 harbors:
- a CDS encoding DeoR/GlpR family DNA-binding transcription regulator: MYAPERQQEILRLARDGGRVDVLSLAEEFKVTAETIRRDLKALDRAGLVRRVHGGAIPAGRLDFEPDLAEREGTSADEKDRIARAALAELPAEGSVILDAGSTVARLAASLPLESTFTVVTHGLPTAARLADHPGIQLHLIGGRVRSRTRAAVDAWALRAYGEIRADVLFVAANGFSAQAGLTTPDLAEAAVKRAAIGAARRVVLLADSTKHGQEHFARFGGLDDVDLLITDTGLSPEDAAAIESGGTEVIRA; this comes from the coding sequence ATGTACGCACCGGAGCGGCAGCAGGAGATCCTGCGGCTCGCACGCGACGGCGGCCGCGTAGACGTCCTGTCGCTGGCCGAGGAGTTCAAGGTCACCGCCGAGACCATCCGGCGCGACCTGAAGGCCCTCGACCGGGCAGGCCTCGTACGCCGCGTGCACGGCGGTGCCATACCGGCCGGACGCCTCGACTTCGAGCCCGACCTCGCGGAGCGGGAAGGCACGTCCGCCGACGAGAAGGACCGCATCGCACGCGCCGCCCTCGCCGAACTCCCGGCGGAAGGAAGCGTCATCCTCGACGCCGGGTCGACCGTCGCACGCCTCGCCGCATCCCTCCCGCTGGAATCGACCTTCACCGTCGTCACCCACGGCCTCCCCACCGCCGCCCGCCTCGCCGACCACCCCGGCATCCAGCTCCACCTCATCGGGGGCCGCGTCCGCAGCCGTACGCGCGCCGCCGTCGACGCGTGGGCGCTGCGGGCGTACGGAGAGATCCGCGCCGACGTCCTCTTCGTCGCGGCGAACGGCTTCTCCGCTCAAGCCGGGCTCACCACCCCCGACCTCGCCGAAGCCGCTGTCAAGCGCGCGGCCATCGGCGCGGCCCGCCGCGTGGTGCTCCTCGCCGACTCCACCAAGCACGGCCAGGAGCACTTCGCCCGCTTCGGCGGCCTCGACGACGTGGACCTGCTGATCACCGACACCGGACTCAGCCCCGAGGACGCCGCGGCGATCGAGAGCGGCGGCACGGAGGTGATCCGGGCATGA
- a CDS encoding P1 family peptidase: protein MTSHSLTDVSGLRVGHTTLTHEGHLTGTTVVLAPAGGAVAAVDVRGGGPGTRETDALDPRNLVQRVEAVVLTGGSAYGLDSATGVMAWLEEQGRGVRVGPDPSHVVPVVPAACVFDLGRGGDFTARPDASTGRAAVEAAAGSEPFTPVEEGNVGAGTGAVVGKVKGGIGSASVRLESGVTVAALVVANAAGSGVDAQTGALYGRYFEGRRVTYPDPEVHEEATRRLAEAAAAAGNGPPPLNTTLAVVATDAELTKAQAQKLAGTSHDGMARAVRPVHLLNDGDTVFALATGERPLPGAGQNPLALNEILAAGADMVTAAIVRALLAAESVQTPGGSFPSYRDLYNK, encoded by the coding sequence CACGAAGGCCACCTCACCGGCACCACCGTCGTGCTCGCCCCGGCGGGCGGCGCCGTCGCGGCCGTGGATGTGCGCGGCGGCGGCCCCGGCACCCGTGAGACCGACGCCCTCGACCCCCGCAATCTGGTGCAGCGCGTCGAGGCCGTCGTGCTGACCGGCGGCAGCGCGTACGGCCTGGACTCCGCGACCGGCGTGATGGCGTGGCTGGAGGAGCAGGGCCGCGGCGTGCGGGTCGGCCCCGATCCCTCCCACGTCGTTCCCGTGGTCCCGGCAGCCTGCGTCTTCGACCTGGGCCGCGGCGGCGACTTCACGGCACGCCCCGACGCCTCGACGGGGCGTGCCGCGGTGGAGGCCGCCGCGGGCAGCGAGCCGTTCACCCCCGTCGAGGAGGGGAACGTGGGCGCGGGCACCGGAGCCGTGGTCGGCAAGGTCAAGGGCGGTATCGGCAGCGCGAGCGTCAGGCTGGAGTCGGGCGTCACGGTCGCCGCCCTGGTCGTGGCGAACGCGGCGGGTTCGGGGGTCGATGCGCAGACGGGCGCCCTGTACGGGCGGTACTTCGAGGGACGGCGGGTGACCTACCCCGACCCCGAGGTACATGAGGAGGCCACGCGCCGCCTCGCCGAAGCCGCCGCCGCCGCCGGGAACGGGCCTCCCCCGCTGAACACCACCCTGGCCGTGGTCGCCACGGACGCCGAACTCACCAAGGCGCAGGCGCAGAAGCTCGCCGGCACATCGCACGACGGCATGGCACGCGCCGTGCGCCCCGTCCACCTCCTCAACGACGGGGACACCGTCTTCGCCCTCGCGACCGGTGAGCGCCCGCTGCCGGGGGCCGGGCAGAACCCTCTCGCCCTGAACGAGATCCTCGCGGCGGGCGCGGACATGGTGACGGCGGCGATCGTCCGGGCGCTCCTGGCCGCGGAGTCCGTCCAGACGCCGGGCGGCAGCTTCCCCTCGTACCGCGATCTCTACAACAAATAG
- a CDS encoding MFS transporter, with amino-acid sequence MTFSNPAPAPTGTDPAAADRRRWFALAIVMTAAFMDLVDVTIVNIAIPSIQEDAGASYSQIQWITAGYALAFAAGLITGGRLGDIHGRKRMFLIGIGGFTLASALCGFAANPEMLVASRILQGGMAAMMVPQVLSIVHATFPAHERGKVFGLFGMIVGLGAVSGPLLGALLTQWNLFGLEWRPIFLINLPVGIAGLILGSKFITESKAPKALKLDLVGVVLVTLGLLMVLYPLTRGQELDWPLWGYAMMAGGFVVFGALVAYEKAKAAKDGSPLVELSLFKVKSFAAGIAVQTVFGVSMGIFFLVWTLYMQEGLGWSALRAGTTGVPFSIAVSVAAGMSVQKLVPRFGRKVLQGGALVMATGVLLYIWEADRYGAGIASWQMALPLAVMGAGMGFIVAPLTDAILSDVPREHSGSASGLLNTVQQMGTALGLGLVSVVFFGVIDEKAARSEVPMEIVGAFQNSLWWVVGVLVVIFLLMFALPSKPRQHVEGGREDGGEDAAGEAAGDELPEREPALTS; translated from the coding sequence ATGACTTTCAGCAACCCCGCCCCAGCACCGACCGGAACGGACCCCGCCGCCGCCGACCGGCGCCGCTGGTTCGCCCTCGCCATCGTGATGACCGCGGCCTTCATGGACCTCGTCGACGTCACCATCGTCAACATCGCGATCCCGTCCATCCAGGAGGACGCAGGCGCCTCGTACAGCCAGATCCAGTGGATCACCGCGGGCTACGCGCTCGCGTTCGCGGCCGGGCTCATCACCGGCGGGCGGCTCGGTGACATCCATGGGCGCAAGCGGATGTTCCTCATAGGCATCGGCGGCTTCACGCTCGCCTCGGCGCTCTGCGGCTTCGCCGCCAACCCGGAGATGCTGGTCGCATCGCGGATCCTGCAGGGCGGTATGGCCGCGATGATGGTGCCGCAGGTCCTTTCGATCGTGCACGCCACCTTCCCCGCGCACGAGCGCGGCAAGGTCTTCGGGCTCTTCGGGATGATCGTGGGGCTCGGCGCCGTATCGGGGCCGCTGCTCGGCGCGCTGCTGACCCAGTGGAACCTGTTCGGGCTCGAATGGCGCCCGATCTTCCTCATCAATCTGCCCGTCGGGATCGCGGGTCTGATCCTGGGCAGCAAGTTCATCACCGAGTCCAAGGCGCCGAAGGCACTCAAGCTCGACCTCGTCGGCGTCGTCCTCGTCACGCTCGGCCTGCTGATGGTGCTCTACCCGCTCACTCGTGGGCAGGAGCTGGACTGGCCGCTGTGGGGTTACGCCATGATGGCGGGCGGATTCGTCGTCTTCGGCGCGCTCGTCGCGTACGAGAAGGCGAAGGCGGCCAAGGACGGTTCGCCGCTCGTGGAGCTGTCCCTGTTCAAGGTGAAGAGCTTCGCAGCGGGCATCGCGGTGCAGACGGTGTTCGGTGTCTCGATGGGCATCTTCTTCCTGGTCTGGACGCTGTACATGCAGGAGGGCCTCGGCTGGAGCGCGCTGCGGGCGGGCACGACCGGGGTGCCGTTCTCGATCGCCGTCTCGGTGGCGGCGGGTATGTCCGTGCAGAAGCTCGTGCCGCGGTTCGGACGCAAGGTGCTGCAGGGCGGCGCGCTCGTCATGGCCACCGGGGTGCTGCTCTACATCTGGGAGGCGGACCGGTACGGCGCGGGCATCGCGTCCTGGCAGATGGCGCTGCCGCTTGCGGTGATGGGTGCGGGGATGGGGTTCATCGTCGCGCCCCTCACGGACGCCATCCTGTCCGACGTGCCGCGTGAGCACTCAGGGTCCGCGTCCGGGCTGCTCAACACCGTGCAGCAGATGGGTACGGCGCTCGGACTCGGCCTGGTCTCCGTGGTGTTCTTCGGTGTGATCGACGAGAAGGCGGCGCGGAGCGAGGTGCCCATGGAGATCGTGGGCGCGTTCCAGAACTCGCTGTGGTGGGTCGTCGGCGTGCTCGTCGTCATCTTCCTGCTGATGTTCGCCCTGCCGAGCAAGCCGCGCCAGCACGTCGAGGGCGGCCGCGAGGACGGCGGCGAGGACGCGGCCGGCGAGGCCGCCGGTGACGAACTCCCCGAGCGGGAGCCCGCGTTGACCTCCTGA
- the pfkB gene encoding 1-phosphofructokinase has protein sequence MILTVTPNPSLDRTYEVPSLDRGEVIRATGDRMDPGGKGVNVSRAVAAAGAATLAVLPLGGAPGALVAELLDEQGIKVAPVWVAGQTRSNIAVAEPDGTLTKINATGPELTQAEAELLLSAVRERSTGADWIACCGSLPRGLAPSWYADLVARAHAAGARIALDTSGPALLAALAERPDVVKPNAEELAEAVGRPLATVGDAVKAAEELRQLGARAVLASLGADGQLLVDDSGTYFASAPVDAVRSNVGAGDSSLAGFLIAGGTGATALASAVAHGAAAVQLPGSAMPTPSDLAPDAVTVTSEAPLDRVLTEPAP, from the coding sequence ATGATCCTCACCGTCACCCCCAACCCCTCCCTCGACCGCACCTACGAGGTCCCCTCGCTGGACCGCGGCGAGGTCATCCGGGCCACCGGTGACCGGATGGACCCGGGCGGCAAGGGCGTCAACGTATCGAGGGCGGTCGCGGCTGCGGGCGCGGCGACGCTCGCCGTCCTGCCGCTCGGCGGCGCCCCCGGCGCGCTCGTCGCCGAGCTCCTCGACGAGCAGGGCATCAAGGTCGCCCCGGTGTGGGTCGCGGGCCAGACCCGCTCCAACATCGCCGTGGCCGAACCGGACGGCACCCTCACCAAAATCAACGCGACCGGACCCGAACTGACGCAGGCGGAGGCCGAGTTGTTGCTCTCTGCCGTGCGCGAGCGTTCCACCGGCGCCGACTGGATCGCCTGCTGCGGCAGCCTGCCCCGGGGGCTCGCCCCTTCCTGGTACGCCGACCTGGTGGCCCGCGCGCACGCCGCCGGCGCCCGCATCGCCCTCGACACCTCGGGCCCGGCCCTGCTCGCCGCCCTCGCCGAACGCCCCGACGTCGTCAAGCCGAACGCCGAGGAGCTCGCCGAAGCGGTGGGCCGCCCCCTGGCGACGGTCGGCGACGCGGTCAAGGCCGCCGAAGAACTGCGGCAGTTGGGCGCGCGGGCCGTGCTCGCCAGCCTCGGCGCGGACGGCCAGCTCCTGGTGGACGACTCGGGCACGTACTTCGCCAGCGCACCGGTCGACGCCGTACGCAGCAACGTCGGCGCCGGTGACTCCTCCCTGGCCGGTTTCCTCATCGCGGGCGGCACCGGCGCCACCGCCCTCGCCTCGGCCGTGGCGCACGGCGCGGCAGCGGTCCAGCTCCCCGGCAGCGCGATGCCGACCCCCTCGGACCTCGCGCCCGACGCGGTCACCGTCACGTCGGAGGCCCCCCTGGACCGCGTACTGACGGAGCCCGCCCCATGA
- a CDS encoding DUF6227 family protein — translation MSVPYEYETACEPQSAEQKSSHSPQEHLERLLRRAMNSFDLPDETIGRLDSALAYDSSLHSAHHSAGLHRETYRHTWLLADAGALTLWELVHNTGPGSHPQYELYADEEEAGVATSRLPLPPDTPAGVCEQPVVLQLPVTHEPRHTYVPDDSADHGRRLLRRAENSVSEGRPGEDLERLLRSAFAHQITQAFGRPCLAGEARLCFSLYEHAFLLFDGSELSLWEVEHTVTPDKRHRCEVYVTEEAARAAMEQRARSIPQQRTK, via the coding sequence TTGAGCGTTCCGTACGAGTACGAGACGGCGTGCGAGCCACAGTCCGCCGAGCAGAAGTCTTCGCACTCTCCGCAGGAGCATCTCGAGCGGCTTCTTCGCCGCGCCATGAACTCCTTCGACCTGCCGGACGAGACGATAGGGCGCCTGGACTCGGCTCTGGCGTACGACAGTTCGCTGCACTCCGCGCACCACAGCGCGGGCCTGCACCGCGAGACCTACCGGCACACGTGGCTGCTCGCCGACGCCGGTGCGCTCACCCTCTGGGAGCTCGTGCACAACACCGGCCCCGGCAGCCACCCCCAGTACGAGCTGTACGCGGACGAGGAGGAGGCCGGCGTCGCCACCTCGCGCCTGCCGCTCCCACCCGACACCCCTGCCGGCGTCTGCGAGCAGCCCGTCGTGCTCCAGCTCCCGGTCACCCACGAGCCCCGCCATACGTACGTCCCGGACGACTCCGCGGATCACGGCCGCCGGCTGCTGCGCCGCGCGGAGAACTCGGTGAGCGAGGGCCGTCCCGGCGAGGACCTGGAGCGGTTACTGCGCTCGGCGTTCGCGCACCAGATCACCCAGGCCTTCGGCCGCCCCTGCCTGGCGGGCGAGGCGCGCCTCTGCTTCTCGCTCTACGAGCACGCGTTCCTGCTCTTCGACGGCAGCGAGCTCAGCCTCTGGGAGGTCGAGCACACGGTCACACCCGACAAGCGGCACCGCTGCGAGGTGTACGTCACCGAGGAAGCGGCCCGCGCGGCGATGGAGCAGCGCGCGAGGAGCATTCCGCAGCAGCGTACGAAGTAG
- a CDS encoding TetR/AcrR family transcriptional regulator: MPASSRKDAPDSHGSPDSHGSCGSLGSLGSLTERRKAETRLDIARTAAALFVENGLRATRAEDIARAAGVAPRTFYRYFATKEEAVAPLFTAGAQQWAEAVRGAPAGLSVRDALRHAAGRALVPDADADAEALEWVRALLRMTGESAALRAVWSDACHASERTLLAVLAEREGRREAGAPSLELRLVAGVASAAVRVAVETWATGDAPAGGTGGPAALATRCIEALEGFRWP; encoded by the coding sequence ATGCCCGCAAGTTCACGAAAAGACGCGCCCGATTCGCACGGCTCACCCGATTCGCACGGTTCCTGCGGATCTCTCGGCTCCCTCGGCTCGCTCACCGAGCGCCGCAAGGCGGAGACACGCCTGGACATCGCCCGTACCGCGGCCGCGCTCTTCGTCGAGAACGGGCTGCGGGCCACGCGCGCGGAGGACATCGCCCGCGCTGCGGGCGTCGCGCCGCGCACCTTCTACCGCTACTTCGCGACGAAGGAGGAGGCCGTGGCGCCGCTGTTCACCGCGGGCGCGCAGCAGTGGGCCGAGGCGGTGCGGGGCGCGCCCGCGGGGCTCTCGGTGCGGGACGCGCTGCGGCATGCGGCGGGCAGGGCGCTGGTCCCTGACGCTGACGCTGACGCGGAGGCGCTGGAGTGGGTGCGGGCGCTGCTGCGGATGACGGGGGAGAGTGCGGCTCTGCGGGCAGTGTGGTCGGACGCCTGCCACGCCTCGGAGCGGACGCTGCTCGCCGTCCTGGCGGAACGGGAGGGCCGCCGCGAGGCGGGGGCGCCCTCGCTGGAGCTGCGGCTGGTGGCGGGTGTGGCGAGCGCGGCGGTGCGGGTGGCGGTGGAGACGTGGGCCACCGGCGACGCCCCGGCCGGGGGCACGGGCGGCCCCGCGGCATTGGCGACCCGCTGCATCGAAGCCTTGGAGGGCTTCCGCTGGCCGTAG
- a CDS encoding L,D-transpeptidase family protein — protein MEQPVTTSHIAKPRRRTLLPATALAAVGALSLTACGGDANGDSDGKDGKTKTQGADITISAKDGSTGASINATGVKVEGGKLTEVKMTLVSTGAAVDGTLSADGTNWKPKAQLERGMKYKIEANAKDGKGKEATENSIFTTVSKANSFIGSYTPDGGTKVGVGMPVSFNFDKAITEKQSVQSHIKVTSDSGQKVVGHWFGNQRLDFRPEEYWKAGSKVTMKIDLEGVKGADGATGVQNKTVTFTVGRAQVSTVDVNAKKMTVERDGKVIKTIPISAGSPENPTYNGKMVISEKFTQTRMNGDTVGFGGEYDIKDVPHAMRLSSSGTFIHGNYWGSPSIFGSANTSHGCVGLQDAQGAGDSSTPGAWFYDNSLIGDIVTVKGSPDETIAPDNGLNGWNMSWSEWTAGSAG, from the coding sequence ATGGAGCAGCCCGTGACAACGTCGCACATAGCCAAGCCCCGGCGGCGCACCCTCCTGCCGGCCACCGCGCTCGCCGCCGTGGGTGCGCTCTCCCTCACGGCCTGCGGCGGCGACGCGAACGGCGACAGCGACGGCAAGGACGGCAAGACCAAGACCCAGGGCGCCGACATCACCATCTCGGCGAAGGACGGCTCCACCGGCGCCTCCATCAACGCCACCGGCGTCAAGGTCGAGGGCGGCAAGCTGACCGAGGTGAAGATGACCCTGGTCTCCACCGGGGCGGCGGTCGACGGCACGCTCTCCGCCGACGGCACCAACTGGAAGCCCAAGGCCCAGCTGGAGCGCGGCATGAAGTACAAGATCGAGGCCAACGCCAAGGACGGCAAGGGCAAGGAAGCCACCGAGAACTCGATCTTCACCACCGTCTCGAAGGCCAACAGCTTCATCGGCAGTTACACCCCCGACGGCGGCACGAAGGTCGGCGTCGGCATGCCGGTCTCCTTCAACTTCGACAAGGCGATCACCGAGAAGCAGTCCGTCCAGTCGCACATCAAGGTCACCTCCGACAGCGGCCAGAAGGTCGTGGGCCACTGGTTCGGCAACCAGCGCCTCGACTTCAGGCCCGAGGAGTACTGGAAGGCCGGCTCCAAGGTCACGATGAAGATCGACCTGGAGGGCGTGAAGGGCGCGGACGGCGCCACCGGCGTACAGAACAAGACGGTCACCTTCACCGTCGGCCGCGCGCAGGTCTCCACGGTCGACGTGAACGCCAAGAAGATGACGGTCGAGCGCGACGGCAAGGTCATCAAGACCATCCCGATCTCCGCGGGCAGCCCGGAGAACCCCACGTACAACGGGAAAATGGTGATCTCCGAGAAGTTCACGCAGACCCGTATGAACGGCGACACGGTCGGCTTCGGCGGTGAGTACGACATCAAGGACGTCCCGCACGCGATGCGCCTGTCGTCCTCCGGCACCTTCATCCACGGCAACTACTGGGGCTCGCCCTCGATCTTCGGCAGCGCCAACACCAGCCACGGCTGCGTCGGCCTTCAGGACGCGCAGGGCGCGGGCGACTCCAGCACGCCGGGCGCGTGGTTCTACGACAACTCCCTCATCGGGGACATCGTGACGGTCAAGGGCTCCCCGGACGAGACCATCGCCCCGGACAACGGCCTCAACGGCTGGAACATGTCCTGGAGCGAGTGGACGGCGGGCAGCGCGGGCTGA
- a CDS encoding PTS fructose transporter subunit IIABC, translating into MSEMITAELVDLEIDRSAGTKESAARALAERMVALGRVTDLDGFLADVAAREAQMPTGLDGGIGIPHCRSAHVTEPTLAFGRSADGIDFGAPDGPADLIFLIAAPAGADDAHLTILSSLARQLMDEEFTSALRGATDAETAADLIRGNGRAGGEKSETPTDQQPENDPTPAEPFRIVAVTSCPTGIAHTYMAAESLENAAREADVELTVETQGSAGFTRLDPAVIASADAVIFAHDVPVRDKDRFAGKPTVDVGVKAGINRPAELIAEVRAKAARREITSGAKASPVDDAGESGDGYGTKLRKWLMSGVSYMVPFVAAGGLLIALGFAIGGWKIDKAPSVAEHFVWTDTTSWAALLFQIGGLAFAFLVPVLAGYIAYGMADRPGLVPGFVGGSVAVTINAGFLGGLAAGLIAGAVVMGIQRVKIPAVLRGIMPVVVIPLISSAIVGFLMFLVIGKPIAELQSALTDWLEGLSGANAIILGVILGLMMCFDLGGPLNKVAYAFAVGGIANPTEGSLKVMAAVMAAGMVPPLAMALATTIRGRLFTKTERENGKAAWFLGASFITEGAIPFAAADPLRVIPASMAGGAVTGALSMAFGCTLRAPHGGIFVVPLIGQPLLYLVAIVAGVGVSTLAVILLKGARKTAPSERGATDGEAVTEKRVPAAV; encoded by the coding sequence ATGAGCGAGATGATCACCGCGGAACTGGTCGACCTCGAAATCGACCGGTCCGCCGGAACCAAGGAATCGGCGGCCCGTGCCCTCGCCGAGCGCATGGTGGCCCTGGGCCGGGTGACCGATCTGGACGGGTTCCTCGCCGACGTGGCGGCCCGCGAGGCGCAGATGCCGACCGGCCTCGACGGCGGCATCGGCATCCCGCACTGCCGCAGCGCCCACGTCACCGAGCCGACCCTGGCCTTCGGCCGCTCGGCCGACGGCATCGACTTCGGGGCGCCGGACGGGCCCGCCGACCTGATCTTCCTGATCGCCGCTCCGGCCGGTGCGGATGACGCCCACCTGACGATCCTGTCCTCGCTGGCACGGCAGTTGATGGACGAGGAGTTCACGAGCGCGCTGCGGGGTGCCACGGACGCGGAAACGGCAGCGGACTTGATCCGGGGCAACGGACGGGCGGGCGGGGAGAAGTCAGAAACCCCCACCGACCAGCAGCCGGAAAACGACCCCACCCCGGCGGAGCCGTTCCGCATAGTCGCCGTAACGTCCTGCCCCACGGGCATCGCGCACACGTACATGGCCGCGGAGTCCCTCGAAAACGCGGCCCGCGAGGCAGACGTAGAGCTCACGGTCGAGACCCAGGGGTCAGCAGGCTTCACCCGCCTCGACCCGGCGGTCATAGCCTCCGCGGACGCGGTCATCTTCGCCCACGACGTCCCCGTACGGGACAAGGACCGCTTCGCCGGGAAGCCCACGGTCGACGTGGGCGTCAAGGCGGGAATCAACCGCCCCGCGGAACTCATCGCGGAGGTCCGGGCGAAGGCGGCCCGCCGTGAGATCACCTCGGGGGCCAAGGCGAGCCCGGTGGACGACGCGGGCGAGAGCGGTGACGGCTACGGCACCAAGCTGCGCAAGTGGCTGATGTCCGGCGTCAGTTACATGGTCCCCTTCGTCGCCGCCGGCGGCCTCCTCATCGCACTCGGCTTCGCCATCGGCGGCTGGAAGATCGACAAGGCCCCGTCCGTCGCCGAGCACTTCGTGTGGACGGACACCACCAGCTGGGCCGCGCTCCTCTTCCAGATCGGCGGGCTCGCCTTCGCCTTCCTGGTGCCGGTCCTCGCGGGCTACATCGCGTACGGGATGGCCGACCGGCCAGGACTCGTCCCCGGATTCGTCGGCGGCTCCGTCGCCGTCACGATCAACGCGGGCTTCCTGGGCGGTCTCGCGGCGGGTCTGATCGCGGGTGCGGTCGTCATGGGCATCCAGCGCGTGAAGATCCCGGCTGTGCTGCGCGGCATCATGCCCGTGGTCGTGATCCCGCTGATCTCGTCCGCGATCGTCGGCTTCCTGATGTTCCTCGTCATCGGAAAGCCCATCGCGGAGCTGCAGAGCGCGCTCACCGACTGGCTCGAGGGCCTGTCCGGCGCCAACGCCATCATTCTCGGCGTCATCCTCGGCCTGATGATGTGCTTCGACCTCGGTGGCCCGCTGAACAAGGTCGCGTACGCCTTCGCCGTCGGCGGCATCGCCAACCCGACCGAGGGCAGCCTCAAGGTCATGGCCGCGGTGATGGCGGCCGGCATGGTCCCGCCGCTCGCCATGGCCCTCGCCACCACGATCCGCGGCCGCCTCTTCACCAAGACGGAGCGGGAGAACGGCAAGGCGGCCTGGTTCCTGGGCGCCTCCTTCATCACGGAGGGCGCGATCCCGTTCGCCGCGGCCGACCCGCTGCGGGTGATTCCCGCGTCGATGGCGGGCGGCGCGGTCACCGGCGCTCTGTCGATGGCCTTCGGCTGCACGCTGCGGGCCCCGCACGGCGGCATCTTCGTGGTGCCGCTCATCGGGCAGCCGCTGCTTTACCTGGTCGCGATCGTCGCCGGTGTCGGTGTGTCCACCCTGGCGGTCATCCTGCTCAAGGGCGCCCGGAAGACGGCCCCTTCGGAGCGCGGCGCCACGGACGGGGAAGCCGTGACGGAGAAGCGGGTGCCGGCGGCCGTCTGA
- a CDS encoding extracellular solute-binding protein: MRRRQFLTNSAGLGVGLSTLGACSAGGSDTTTLKVLVASYDKSVGSSIGDQWGGLVTAFEKAHPTVKIALERVPFDKLDRTLARRVKDGNAPDIAQSNVFAPYAEDDQLYGASELFDIRTEADFTRSYAEAGSVKHIQYGIPFLASTPRLFYNKALFEQARITGAPTSWDELRSAAQALKGIGVKTPYGLQLGPEAAEDETLSWLLSDEGGYAGLAGYDFHTANNVRTLTWLRDELVAKGLAGADPAGLNRTAAYEQFMRGHIGMLIAHPVLMGAADKVKFPYAHAAFPTRQGGAAAPVGLSDWLMAFKQNGHGDACGRFLSYLYGHKSAKAYGGGQAALPVTSSASAALRADAAQRPLWRFIDQMPQAQFQPVNLRSWPTVRAAIRKEIGAAVTKGGNPGAVLESLDTTAAQAEL, encoded by the coding sequence GTGCGTCGTCGACAGTTCCTGACCAACTCCGCCGGCCTCGGCGTAGGCCTGAGCACCCTCGGCGCCTGCTCGGCCGGCGGCAGCGACACCACCACCCTCAAGGTCCTCGTCGCCAGCTACGACAAAAGCGTCGGCTCCTCCATCGGCGACCAGTGGGGCGGCCTCGTCACCGCCTTCGAGAAGGCGCACCCCACCGTCAAGATCGCCCTGGAACGCGTCCCCTTCGACAAGCTGGACCGGACACTCGCCCGCCGGGTGAAGGACGGCAACGCCCCCGACATCGCCCAGTCGAACGTCTTCGCCCCCTACGCGGAGGACGACCAGCTCTACGGCGCCTCCGAGCTCTTCGACATCCGCACGGAGGCCGACTTCACCCGCTCGTACGCCGAGGCGGGGTCGGTCAAGCACATCCAGTACGGCATCCCCTTCCTCGCCAGCACCCCGCGCCTCTTCTACAACAAGGCCCTCTTCGAGCAGGCCCGCATCACCGGCGCCCCCACCTCCTGGGACGAGCTGCGATCGGCGGCCCAGGCACTGAAGGGGATCGGCGTGAAGACGCCGTACGGGCTGCAGTTGGGCCCCGAGGCCGCCGAGGACGAGACCCTGTCCTGGCTGCTCTCGGACGAAGGCGGTTACGCGGGCCTGGCGGGCTACGACTTCCACACCGCGAACAACGTCCGGACGCTGACCTGGCTGCGGGACGAACTCGTGGCCAAGGGGCTCGCGGGCGCGGACCCGGCGGGGCTCAACAGGACGGCCGCGTACGAGCAGTTCATGCGCGGACACATCGGGATGCTGATCGCGCACCCGGTGCTCATGGGCGCCGCCGACAAGGTCAAGTTCCCTTACGCGCATGCCGCGTTCCCGACCCGGCAGGGCGGGGCCGCGGCGCCGGTGGGCCTGAGCGACTGGCTGATGGCGTTCAAGCAGAACGGCCACGGCGACGCGTGCGGCAGGTTCCTCAGCTATCTCTACGGCCACAAGTCGGCGAAGGCGTACGGCGGAGGCCAGGCCGCGCTCCCGGTGACCAGCTCCGCGTCGGCGGCGCTGCGCGCGGACGCGGCCCAGCGCCCGCTGTGGAGGTTCATCGACCAGATGCCGCAGGCGCAGTTCCAGCCGGTGAACCTGCGCTCGTGGCCGACGGTCCGTGCCGCCATCCGCAAGGAGATCGGGGCCGCCGTCACCAAGGGCGGCAACCCCGGTGCCGTACTCGAATCCCTGGACACGACGGCGGCCCAGGCGGAGCTCTAG